In one Mycobacteroides chelonae genomic region, the following are encoded:
- a CDS encoding NAD-dependent epimerase/dehydratase family protein has product MGGKRFLVTGSSGHLGEALVRTLRRGGTDVVGIDIEAGPATDIVGSIADRAVVTEAMAGVTSVLHTATLHKPHVGSHARADFVETNIEGTLALLEESVTAGVAGFVYTSTTSAFGHALVGTQEAAWITEEVAPVPKNIYGATKTAAEDIAHVVHQGCGLPIIVLRTSRFFPEQDDNDAVRARYSDANVKANEYLYRRVDLADVVEAHLLAAERAADIGWAKYVVSATTPFSRADIAQLRTDAPGVVARHFPEQPNLYAAHGWTMFPTIDRVYVNTRARTELGWTPRYDYRHILDCLAAEQDFRSPLAREIGAKGYHAEPTGVYTAG; this is encoded by the coding sequence ATGGGCGGAAAGCGATTCCTGGTCACCGGATCCTCGGGCCATCTCGGGGAGGCCCTGGTCCGCACCCTGCGCCGGGGCGGGACCGATGTCGTCGGCATCGACATCGAGGCCGGACCGGCCACGGATATCGTCGGGTCGATCGCCGACCGCGCGGTTGTCACCGAGGCGATGGCCGGGGTGACGTCGGTGCTGCACACCGCAACCCTGCACAAACCGCATGTGGGTTCGCATGCGCGGGCCGACTTCGTCGAGACCAACATCGAGGGCACACTCGCGCTCCTGGAAGAGTCCGTCACCGCGGGCGTGGCCGGATTCGTCTACACGAGCACCACCAGCGCATTCGGACACGCGCTGGTAGGCACCCAGGAGGCCGCCTGGATCACCGAGGAGGTGGCGCCGGTGCCCAAGAACATCTATGGCGCCACCAAGACCGCCGCGGAAGATATCGCGCATGTGGTGCATCAGGGCTGCGGGTTGCCGATCATCGTGCTGCGCACCTCCCGATTCTTCCCCGAGCAGGACGACAATGATGCGGTCCGGGCCCGCTACTCCGATGCGAATGTGAAGGCCAACGAATACCTCTATCGCCGGGTGGATCTGGCCGATGTCGTCGAGGCACACCTGCTGGCGGCCGAACGCGCGGCCGACATCGGCTGGGCCAAATACGTGGTCTCGGCGACCACGCCGTTCTCCCGCGCCGATATCGCGCAGCTGCGCACCGATGCACCGGGCGTGGTGGCTCGACACTTCCCCGAGCAGCCCAATCTGTACGCGGCGCACGGATGGACGATGTTCCCGACGATCGACCGGGTCTACGTCAACACCAGGGCCCGCACCGAACTAGGCTGGACACCACGCTACGACTATCGCCACATCCTCGATTGCCTTGCCGCAGAGCAGGATTTCCGCAGTCCGCTGGCCCGCGAGATCGGCGCCAAGGGCTACCACGCTGAACCCACCGGTGTGTACACCGCGGGCTAG
- a CDS encoding pyridoxamine 5'-phosphate oxidase family protein, whose protein sequence is MTSWQEFTQQAPSIADVFARRHHATRNLCFLSTLRRSGAPRISPMEPRIFEGRLIVGGIPATAKLADLARDPRFELHTATTDTRISQGDAKVWGTVHDEQDLDLHASFAEYLYATIGFDLRGRRFSPFYVADIEGASAVRLDDDHMIVTVWSPTDGEREIPKT, encoded by the coding sequence ATGACCTCCTGGCAAGAGTTCACCCAGCAGGCGCCATCCATCGCCGACGTGTTCGCGCGCCGCCACCACGCGACGCGCAATCTGTGTTTTCTCTCGACGCTGCGCCGCAGTGGCGCCCCACGGATCAGCCCGATGGAACCGCGCATCTTCGAGGGCAGGCTGATCGTCGGCGGCATACCCGCCACCGCCAAGCTCGCTGATCTTGCCCGCGACCCTCGCTTCGAGCTGCACACGGCCACCACCGATACCCGCATCAGCCAGGGTGACGCCAAGGTCTGGGGCACCGTGCACGACGAGCAGGATCTCGACCTGCACGCCTCGTTCGCCGAGTATCTCTACGCCACAATCGGATTCGACCTGCGCGGCCGCCGGTTCTCGCCGTTCTACGTCGCAGACATCGAGGGAGCCTCGGCCGTGCGACTCGACGACGACCACATGATCGTCACCGTCTGGTCGCCCACCGACGGTGAGCGCGAGATCCCGAAGACCTGA
- a CDS encoding TIGR00730 family Rossman fold protein gives MSLSVCVYCASGPRHPELLDLATRLGTAIAERGWTLVSGGGNVSAMGAVAQAARAAGGRTIGVIPKTLVHREVADTDADELVVTTTMRERKQIMEDRSDAFITLPGGIGTLEEVFETWTAGYLGLHEKPVVLLDPDGHYTGLLRWLDELQDKGYVAAHARDRLLVHTDIAAALDACKPTD, from the coding sequence ATGAGTTTGTCGGTCTGTGTGTATTGCGCGTCGGGGCCCCGCCACCCGGAACTGCTGGATCTAGCCACTCGTCTGGGCACCGCCATCGCCGAACGCGGCTGGACGCTGGTCTCCGGGGGCGGCAACGTCTCGGCCATGGGCGCCGTGGCGCAGGCGGCGCGCGCTGCCGGAGGACGCACCATCGGGGTCATCCCCAAGACACTCGTACATCGAGAGGTCGCCGATACCGACGCCGATGAGCTCGTCGTCACCACCACCATGCGCGAGCGCAAGCAGATCATGGAGGACCGATCCGACGCCTTCATCACCCTGCCTGGCGGGATCGGCACGCTGGAAGAGGTTTTCGAGACCTGGACCGCCGGCTATCTGGGGCTACATGAGAAGCCGGTGGTGTTGCTGGACCCCGACGGTCACTACACCGGACTGCTGCGCTGGCTCGATGAACTCCAGGACAAGGGCTACGTGGCCGCACACGCGCGGGACAGACTACTGGTGCACACCGATATCGCCGCTGCCCTCGACGCATGCAAGCCAACGGATTGA
- a CDS encoding HNH endonuclease, with translation MGVSRRVRASRRRQRLVKLADNDLTDAQWLTLVEAWGGCAYCGATGTALQRDCVQAISRGGRYTLSNVVPACPSCNASKCNAEVTSWMRRKRLDETAFLRRYVEISAAG, from the coding sequence GTGGGAGTCAGTCGACGGGTGCGTGCCTCGCGGCGCCGTCAACGCCTGGTGAAGCTTGCCGACAACGACCTCACCGACGCGCAGTGGCTGACACTCGTGGAAGCCTGGGGTGGCTGCGCCTATTGCGGCGCGACCGGAACAGCGTTGCAACGCGACTGTGTCCAGGCGATCTCCCGTGGTGGCCGGTACACGCTGTCCAACGTGGTGCCCGCCTGCCCGTCCTGCAATGCGAGTAAATGCAATGCGGAGGTGACCAGCTGGATGCGGCGCAAGCGGCTCGACGAGACCGCCTTCCTGCGTCGCTACGTGGAGATCTCAGCAGCGGGCTAG
- a CDS encoding DUF3117 domain-containing protein, whose protein sequence is MAAMKPRTGDGPLEATKEGRGIVMRVPLEGGGRLVVELTPDEAAALGDELKNVTS, encoded by the coding sequence ATGGCGGCCATGAAGCCCCGAACCGGCGACGGTCCTCTCGAGGCTACGAAAGAGGGGCGCGGGATCGTTATGCGCGTGCCACTGGAAGGTGGCGGTCGCCTGGTGGTCGAGCTGACCCCCGATGAGGCTGCCGCACTCGGCGACGAACTCAAGAACGTCACCAGCTAG
- a CDS encoding DNA-3-methyladenine glycosylase I, with amino-acid sequence MPNKEPSRCSWAADPPGSTLYADYHDNEWGRPLYGRDALFERLCLEAFQSGLAWITILRKREGFRRAFDGFTPEKVARYGDKDVARLMADADIVRNRAKIESAISNARVVLDLDTDLSDLLWSFAPKRRARPQRLSDVPAVTDESIAMAKELKRRGFRFVGPTTAYALMQATGMVDDHVRSCWVPRAETAPSGRSS; translated from the coding sequence ATGCCGAATAAGGAGCCCTCCCGCTGCTCCTGGGCCGCCGACCCGCCCGGGTCGACGCTGTACGCCGACTATCACGACAACGAGTGGGGACGCCCGTTGTACGGGCGCGACGCATTGTTCGAGCGGCTGTGCTTGGAGGCCTTCCAGAGCGGGCTGGCGTGGATCACCATCTTGCGCAAACGTGAGGGGTTCCGTCGTGCGTTCGACGGCTTCACACCGGAGAAGGTTGCCCGGTACGGCGACAAGGATGTGGCGCGGCTGATGGCCGATGCCGACATCGTGCGGAACCGCGCCAAGATCGAGTCGGCCATATCCAATGCCCGCGTCGTCCTCGATTTGGACACCGATCTTTCGGACCTGTTGTGGTCGTTTGCACCGAAACGCCGCGCCCGGCCGCAGCGTCTTTCCGACGTGCCCGCGGTCACCGATGAGAGCATTGCGATGGCCAAAGAACTCAAACGCCGGGGGTTCCGTTTTGTAGGTCCTACCACGGCATATGCCCTGATGCAGGCCACCGGGATGGTCGACGATCATGTGCGTTCCTGCTGGGTTCCGCGAGCCGAAACCGCCCCCTCCGGAAGGTCCAGTTGA
- a CDS encoding AraC family transcriptional regulator yields MLISRHLTGVMSLSGGQRIDRHWHEVHQIVYPASGVIAVTTDDGTWIAPPNRALWIPAGAGHEHRFYGPTEFHSVAFDPEKYLVELKAPTVIAVSPLLRELIITCSVPGDLPRDEVTRLEVVLIDQLRRSPEQALKLPIPRDQRLAEACALVDDDLTQVWTVAELGRRVGASERTLTRLFRTDMGMTYPQWRTQIRLHHALRLLAEGRPVTYVAHQCGWATPSAFIDVYRRILGQTPGTYAAPVTR; encoded by the coding sequence GTGTTGATTAGCCGCCACCTCACCGGAGTGATGTCGTTGAGCGGTGGGCAACGCATCGACCGCCACTGGCACGAGGTGCATCAGATCGTGTATCCCGCCTCCGGTGTCATCGCGGTGACGACGGACGACGGCACCTGGATCGCACCCCCGAATCGCGCGCTGTGGATACCTGCCGGCGCTGGTCACGAACATCGCTTTTACGGCCCCACCGAGTTTCATTCCGTGGCCTTCGATCCGGAGAAGTACCTGGTGGAGCTGAAAGCTCCGACCGTCATCGCGGTGTCCCCGCTGCTACGGGAGCTGATCATCACGTGTTCGGTTCCCGGTGACCTGCCCCGGGATGAGGTCACGCGGCTGGAGGTCGTACTCATCGACCAGCTGCGGCGCAGTCCGGAGCAGGCGCTGAAGTTGCCCATCCCGCGTGATCAGCGGTTGGCCGAGGCGTGTGCGCTGGTGGATGACGACCTGACACAGGTGTGGACCGTGGCCGAACTGGGGCGGCGGGTAGGTGCCAGTGAGCGCACGCTGACCCGGTTGTTCCGCACCGACATGGGTATGACGTACCCGCAGTGGCGCACGCAGATCCGTCTTCATCACGCGTTGCGACTGCTCGCGGAGGGGCGGCCCGTCACCTATGTGGCGCATCAGTGTGGTTGGGCCACACCGAGTGCGTTCATCGACGTGTACCGGCGCATCCTCGGTCAGACACCGGGAACCTACGCCGCACCCGTCACGCGCTGA
- the folP gene encoding dihydropteroate synthase: protein MHETFCGRPVRTDRALIMAIVNRTPDSFYDRGATFTDEAAQLAVHKAVADGADVVDIGGVKAGPGETVDAEAEIARVVPFIEWVRGAHPDLLISIDTWRTEVAEKACAAGADLINDTWAGTDPELPAVAAAHGAGLVCSHTGGAVPRTRPYRVNYGTEVDGVVQAVIAEVTAAAERAVALGVSKDSILIDPTHDFGKNTFHGLALLRHVNDLVNTGWPVLMALSNKDFIGETLGVGLTERLEGTLAATALAAAAGARMFRVHEVGPTRRTLEMVGSIVGTRPPARTVRGLA from the coding sequence GTGCATGAGACGTTTTGCGGACGGCCCGTCCGTACCGATCGTGCCCTCATCATGGCGATCGTCAACCGCACGCCGGACTCCTTCTACGACCGGGGTGCCACCTTCACCGACGAGGCCGCCCAGCTTGCGGTGCACAAAGCGGTGGCCGACGGCGCCGATGTGGTGGACATCGGTGGCGTCAAGGCCGGCCCGGGCGAGACCGTCGACGCCGAGGCCGAGATCGCGCGGGTGGTGCCCTTCATCGAATGGGTGCGCGGTGCCCATCCTGACCTGCTGATCAGCATCGACACCTGGCGCACCGAGGTCGCGGAGAAGGCCTGCGCGGCAGGCGCCGACCTCATCAACGACACCTGGGCCGGCACCGACCCGGAGCTACCCGCAGTGGCTGCCGCCCATGGCGCCGGACTGGTTTGCTCACATACCGGTGGCGCGGTGCCGCGCACCCGGCCCTATCGGGTGAACTACGGGACCGAGGTGGACGGTGTCGTCCAAGCCGTCATCGCCGAGGTGACTGCGGCCGCCGAACGCGCGGTGGCTCTCGGGGTATCGAAGGACTCGATTCTGATCGATCCGACGCATGACTTCGGCAAAAACACCTTCCACGGGCTCGCTTTGTTGCGCCACGTAAACGATCTCGTTAATACCGGGTGGCCGGTGCTGATGGCATTGAGCAACAAGGATTTCATCGGGGAGACTCTTGGTGTGGGACTGACGGAACGACTCGAAGGCACTCTCGCCGCTACCGCCCTGGCGGCGGCGGCCGGTGCCCGCATGTTCCGGGTGCACGAAGTCGGGCCCACACGCCGCACGCTGGAAATGGTGGGCTCCATCGTCGGAACCCGCCCACCGGCGCGAACAGTGAGGGGGTTGGCATGA
- a CDS encoding DivIVA domain-containing protein, with protein sequence MTFALTYLLVLVAVAAVLFVLGSILFGRGEELPALPKGTTATVLPADDVAGADIDAVKFSLVFRGYKASEVDWVLDRLARQIDELRAELDEVQGARAGIEANAE encoded by the coding sequence GTGACGTTCGCACTGACGTATCTGCTGGTTCTCGTCGCGGTGGCCGCCGTGCTGTTCGTGCTGGGCTCGATACTGTTCGGCCGCGGGGAGGAGTTGCCGGCGCTCCCCAAGGGCACCACCGCGACAGTCCTGCCCGCCGATGATGTGGCCGGTGCCGATATAGACGCCGTCAAGTTCTCATTGGTCTTCCGCGGGTACAAGGCCAGTGAGGTTGATTGGGTGCTGGACCGGCTTGCCCGCCAGATCGACGAGCTGCGCGCCGAGCTCGACGAGGTGCAGGGCGCCCGGGCCGGCATCGAAGCCAATGCCGAATAA
- a CDS encoding TIGR03564 family F420-dependent LLM class oxidoreductase has protein sequence MKLGVAIGRPLSVQTGTNLVDAFIAHGRKVTDAGVGTLWLGQMYHYDAITVAAVIGQAIPPEKLSAVGVSVIPINPRHPIEVSAAAQTAQAASHGRFQLGLGLGAPVIEGPSYGLHVDKPIRRLREYLTTLRQLLDTGTADFHGETLTVAPKFTTAQPGGENIPVLVAAMAPQALRATGELADGTIPLHAGPRALSREIVPVIDAAAEQAGRPRPRVIAGVAVVVTSDPARVRALAIEDMAFYENIPSYRKVLDAEGVQHTGELAIIGDEEHVASELRRYFDAGATEVFASHTELGGPEDEARTLALLGELSRGN, from the coding sequence GTGAAACTCGGAGTGGCGATCGGCCGACCCCTCAGCGTCCAGACCGGCACCAACCTGGTCGATGCGTTCATCGCCCACGGGCGCAAAGTCACCGATGCCGGCGTCGGGACGCTGTGGCTGGGGCAGATGTATCACTATGACGCGATCACCGTGGCCGCGGTGATCGGGCAGGCGATCCCTCCGGAAAAGCTGAGCGCTGTGGGGGTTTCGGTGATCCCCATCAATCCGCGTCACCCCATCGAGGTATCGGCGGCCGCACAGACCGCCCAGGCCGCAAGCCACGGGAGATTTCAGCTCGGGCTGGGGCTCGGCGCGCCGGTGATCGAGGGCCCGAGCTATGGCCTGCACGTGGACAAGCCGATACGCCGCCTACGCGAATACCTCACCACTCTCCGGCAGCTGCTCGACACCGGAACCGCCGACTTTCACGGCGAGACCCTCACGGTCGCACCGAAATTCACCACCGCGCAGCCAGGCGGCGAGAACATCCCCGTGTTGGTCGCGGCCATGGCCCCACAGGCGCTGCGGGCCACCGGCGAGCTGGCCGACGGCACGATTCCGCTGCACGCCGGACCGCGAGCGCTCAGCCGGGAGATCGTTCCCGTCATCGATGCGGCCGCCGAGCAGGCCGGGCGGCCACGCCCGCGTGTCATCGCCGGTGTCGCCGTCGTGGTCACCTCCGATCCGGCACGGGTCCGGGCGCTTGCCATCGAAGACATGGCGTTCTACGAGAACATCCCGTCATATCGGAAAGTGCTTGACGCCGAGGGGGTTCAGCACACCGGGGAGCTGGCGATCATCGGCGACGAGGAGCATGTGGCTAGCGAGCTGCGGCGATACTTCGATGCGGGAGCCACCGAAGTGTTCGCAAGCCACACCGAGTTGGGCGGACCGGAAGACGAGGCCCGCACGCTGGCGCTACTGGGTGAGCTGTCCCGCGGGAATTGA
- a CDS encoding TIGR00730 family Rossman fold protein gives MPESTEPQLHGPVQLRRDRCENTTADQRLLDIRDTTTWTHTDPWRVLRIQGEFVEGFDALAETPKAVTVFGSARTKQDSPEYRLGQELGVALVKAGYAVITGGGPGAMEAANRGASESGGYSVGLGIELPFEQGLNEWVDLGINFRYFFVRKTMFVKYAQAFVCLPGGFGTLDELFEALTLVQTRKVTRFPIILLGTEYWSGLLDWIRGTMLPAGKIGEQDIALLSVTDSIDEAVAAIVQAEAVNGKGSHR, from the coding sequence GTGCCAGAAAGTACCGAACCTCAACTGCACGGACCGGTTCAGCTGCGTCGTGATCGATGTGAGAACACCACCGCCGACCAACGTCTGCTGGACATCCGCGACACCACCACCTGGACGCACACCGATCCGTGGCGCGTGCTGCGCATTCAGGGCGAGTTCGTGGAGGGCTTCGATGCGCTTGCGGAAACCCCCAAAGCGGTAACGGTTTTCGGCTCGGCCAGAACGAAGCAGGACTCACCCGAATATCGGCTCGGGCAGGAGCTGGGTGTGGCCCTGGTCAAGGCGGGGTATGCCGTCATCACTGGCGGCGGACCGGGCGCCATGGAGGCCGCGAACCGTGGTGCGAGCGAATCGGGCGGTTACTCGGTGGGCCTGGGTATCGAGCTGCCGTTCGAGCAGGGCCTCAACGAATGGGTGGACCTGGGCATCAACTTCCGCTACTTCTTCGTCCGCAAGACCATGTTCGTCAAGTACGCACAGGCCTTCGTGTGTCTGCCCGGTGGATTCGGCACCCTCGACGAACTCTTCGAGGCGCTCACCCTGGTGCAGACCCGCAAGGTCACGCGGTTCCCGATCATCCTGCTGGGCACCGAGTACTGGTCGGGCCTGCTCGACTGGATCCGCGGGACGATGCTGCCCGCGGGCAAGATCGGTGAGCAGGACATCGCGCTGCTCTCGGTCACCGACAGCATCGACGAAGCGGTGGCGGCCATCGTGCAGGCCGAGGCGGTCAACGGGAAGGGGAGTCACCGATGA
- the fadD6 gene encoding long-chain-acyl-CoA synthetase FadD6, whose translation MSASSAIPSNPRDRVHLTEVLAQLPGMAWDLPILARGIISGIKSNPKGRWSIGALFAERAAKHADRVFLRFEGTDITYAQANATANRYAATLASHGVGRGDVVGIMLRNSPQTVLLMLATVKLGAIAGMLNYNQRGHVLAHSIGLLDSKLLISEADFVEPINESGANVISLLTGDELDRASVLAPTTNPAATDAVMTKDRAFYIFTSGTTGLPKASVMTHYRWLRGMSGVGDMALRLRPSDVLYSCLPLYHNNALTLAVSTTINAGATLAIGKSFSVSRFWDEVIASRATAFIYIGELCRYLLNQPPKPTDRQHKVRVIIGNGLRPELWGEFTHRFGIKRVCEFYSASESNTAFVNALNIDRTVGICPMPIAYVKYDIETGEPLRNSKGHLTKVGAGEAGLLISKVTSLAPFDGYTDPTASEKKLVRDAFKKGDTWFNTGDLMRNLGWGHAAFGDRLGDTFRWKGENVATTEVEGALHHADAIEEATVFGVEVPGTDGRAGMAAIKLHDGAEFDPKALSDIVYQYLPAYALPLFVRIVDTLEHTTTFKSRKVELREQAYGEAVTDPLYVLAGRGEGYVPFYPEYAGEVAGGQRPKA comes from the coding sequence ATGTCCGCAAGCAGCGCCATTCCGTCGAATCCCCGTGATCGGGTTCACCTGACCGAGGTATTGGCGCAGCTGCCGGGCATGGCCTGGGACCTGCCGATTCTGGCGCGCGGCATCATCAGCGGTATCAAGTCCAACCCCAAGGGCCGTTGGTCGATCGGGGCGCTCTTCGCCGAGCGCGCCGCCAAGCACGCCGACCGCGTCTTCCTGCGGTTCGAGGGCACCGACATCACCTACGCGCAGGCGAACGCCACCGCCAACCGGTACGCCGCCACGCTGGCCTCGCACGGTGTGGGTCGCGGTGACGTCGTCGGCATCATGCTGCGCAACTCGCCGCAGACCGTCCTGCTGATGCTCGCCACCGTGAAGCTCGGTGCCATCGCCGGAATGCTCAACTACAACCAGCGCGGACACGTGCTGGCGCACAGCATCGGACTGCTCGACTCCAAACTGCTGATCAGCGAGGCCGACTTCGTCGAACCGATCAACGAATCCGGCGCCAACGTCATCTCCCTGCTCACCGGCGACGAACTGGACCGGGCCTCGGTACTCGCGCCCACCACCAATCCCGCCGCCACCGACGCGGTGATGACCAAGGACCGGGCGTTCTACATCTTCACCTCCGGAACCACCGGCCTGCCCAAAGCCAGTGTGATGACGCACTATCGGTGGCTGCGCGGCATGTCCGGAGTCGGCGACATGGCACTGCGGCTGCGTCCCAGCGATGTGCTGTACAGCTGTCTGCCGCTGTACCACAACAACGCGCTGACCCTCGCCGTATCGACCACCATCAACGCCGGCGCCACGCTGGCGATCGGCAAGTCGTTCTCGGTGTCGCGCTTCTGGGACGAGGTCATCGCCAGCCGCGCAACCGCTTTCATCTACATCGGTGAGCTGTGCCGTTACCTGCTCAACCAGCCGCCCAAGCCCACCGATCGCCAGCACAAGGTGCGCGTCATCATCGGTAACGGGCTGCGGCCCGAGCTGTGGGGCGAGTTCACCCACCGTTTCGGCATCAAGCGGGTCTGCGAGTTCTACTCGGCCAGCGAGTCCAACACCGCGTTCGTCAACGCGCTCAACATCGACCGCACCGTCGGTATCTGCCCGATGCCCATCGCCTACGTCAAATACGACATCGAGACCGGAGAACCGCTCCGCAACTCGAAGGGGCACCTGACGAAGGTCGGAGCGGGCGAGGCGGGTCTGCTGATCAGCAAGGTCACCAGCCTGGCGCCGTTCGACGGGTACACCGATCCGACGGCCTCGGAGAAGAAGCTGGTGCGTGACGCCTTCAAGAAGGGCGACACCTGGTTCAACACAGGCGATCTGATGCGCAACCTGGGCTGGGGACACGCGGCCTTCGGTGACCGACTCGGCGATACCTTCCGGTGGAAGGGCGAGAATGTCGCGACCACCGAGGTGGAAGGCGCACTCCACCACGCCGACGCCATCGAAGAGGCCACGGTCTTCGGCGTCGAGGTACCGGGTACCGACGGCCGCGCCGGTATGGCCGCCATCAAGCTGCACGACGGCGCCGAGTTCGATCCAAAGGCATTGAGCGACATCGTGTATCAGTACCTTCCCGCCTACGCGCTGCCGCTTTTCGTAAGGATCGTGGACACCCTGGAGCACACCACCACCTTCAAGAGTCGCAAGGTGGAGCTGCGTGAACAGGCGTACGGGGAGGCCGTGACCGATCCGCTGTACGTGCTCGCCGGTCGCGGCGAGGGTTATGTGCCGTTCTATCCGGAATACGCAGGCGAGGTCGCGGGCGGCCAGCGTCCCAAGGCATAG
- a CDS encoding glucosyl-3-phosphoglycerate synthase, with translation MTHQLDGVVGIDPSWLETHSWNRPDWTVEQLIAAKKGRTVSVVLPALNEQETVAAVVDTISPLLGGLVDELIVLDSGSTDDTAIRAVAAGARVVSREQALPEVPPNPGKGEVLWRSVAATTGDVIAFVDSDLIDPDPMFVPHLLGPLLLGQGVHLVKGFYRRPLKVSGSEDANGGGRVTELVARPMLAALRPELSCVVQPLGGEYAGTRELLSSVPFAPGYGVEIGLLIDTYDRLGLNAIAQVNLGVRSHRNRPLVELGVMSRQVMASMLSRCGIPDSGVGITQFFADGDGFTPRSSTVSLEDRPPMNTLR, from the coding sequence ATGACCCATCAACTAGACGGAGTAGTTGGTATCGATCCGAGCTGGCTGGAAACGCACAGTTGGAACCGGCCCGATTGGACAGTCGAGCAGCTCATCGCCGCGAAGAAGGGCCGCACCGTTTCGGTGGTCTTGCCCGCGCTCAATGAGCAGGAGACGGTCGCCGCGGTCGTCGACACCATCAGCCCGCTGCTGGGCGGTCTGGTGGACGAGTTGATCGTGCTCGACTCGGGCTCCACTGATGACACCGCGATCAGGGCCGTGGCCGCGGGTGCGCGCGTGGTCAGCCGTGAACAGGCGCTGCCTGAGGTGCCGCCCAACCCGGGCAAGGGTGAAGTGCTGTGGCGGTCGGTGGCCGCGACCACCGGCGACGTGATCGCCTTCGTCGACTCCGATCTGATCGACCCCGATCCGATGTTCGTGCCGCACCTGCTCGGCCCGCTGTTGTTGGGTCAGGGTGTGCATCTGGTCAAGGGCTTCTATCGGCGTCCGCTCAAGGTCAGCGGGTCCGAGGATGCCAACGGTGGTGGGCGGGTGACCGAACTGGTGGCCCGACCCATGCTTGCCGCTCTCCGGCCCGAACTGAGCTGTGTGGTGCAGCCGCTGGGCGGTGAGTACGCCGGCACCCGGGAGCTGCTGTCCTCGGTGCCCTTCGCACCCGGATACGGCGTCGAGATCGGCCTACTGATCGACACGTACGACCGACTCGGACTCAATGCCATCGCCCAGGTGAACCTGGGTGTGCGCAGCCATCGCAACCGGCCGCTGGTCGAACTCGGTGTGATGAGCCGTCAGGTGATGGCCAGCATGCTGTCGCGGTGCGGGATTCCCGACTCAGGGGTGGGCATCACCCAGTTCTTCGCCGACGGTGACGGGTTCACCCCGCGCAGCTCCACGGTGTCGCTGGAGGACCGCCCGCCGATGAACACCCTGCGCTGA